The window ttcctgtttttttatGATCTATAGCTACATTTATTGTCGTTTGTACAACTGCTTTTCTGTAATGCGAAAGTATGTATAGATATACATAAGAAACACTCTATGGAGGCTGTGCTATATCAAGAATAAGTCACGGCTGAAGGGTGTTGTTAGGCATGACAATGCAACCCCTTCAGGCGCTggaaaaatagtccctgaccaaCAATGAGCAGTAACGTTTCACATATTTATACATTGCTAAGGGTGCTGTGTGCAGTGATACACAAAATCATTGGGTTCAGCGGCCGTTTATCGTGAATAAAccacagctattgaccaatcagaatcaaagACTTGAACTTAccattttataatattaaaagTACCCATGCAAGAGtaaggttttcataaaaaaagtgTTATGGATGGTTGTTGCTATACAGTTGCTAAGGCATTCTACGCAGTTTTTGAAACTTTGCAatatggttgctagggtgttgctgGGTGCccaaagggacactccacttttttttaaatatatgtccagctctcctagagataaacatttgatttttactgttttggaatccatccaGCTGATCTCCatgtctggcgctagcacttttagcatagcttagcataatccattgagtctgattggaccattggcatcgcgctcaAAGATGACCAAagaatttagatatttttcctgtttaaaacatgactcttctgtaggtacatctcttctgtagttacatctagtaactacagaagaccgacagaaaattaaaagttgggatTTTCAAGGCTGATGTGGTTAGGACTTTACTCTCatataataatcaaggactttgctgccgtaacatggctgcagcaggcgtagtgatattacgcagtccccttagtaactttcaatagcagggcacaattttcaggtgctgtgtaatatcattttcaggtgctgtgtaatatcactgcagccatgttacggcagcaaagtccttgattattacgccagaatgaaaaTATagctcctagccatatcggcctagaaaatcgcaacttttaattttctcgtcagtcttagtacacgatgtaactacagaagagtcaagttttaaatagaaaaaatatcaaaactctttgattatttttgagcgcaatgctaatggtctaatcagattcaatggattatgctaagctatgctaaaaatggtaccgcTAGACACAGAGATCagttgaatggattccaaaatggtaaaaatcaaatatttaattctaggggagctggaaaatgagtatattttcaaaaaaagtggaaagtCCCTTTAAGTCAAAAGAGTTGCCCATATGTCAAGTCTCTGTGATATTCTGGATTGGAGAagacattattttacaaatggcATTAAATATTTGTGCAAATACTGAGTCATTTCAGTACAAAATGTGATAAAGTCCGGCACAAAGTAAACTATTTGAAGAATGAAGAAAGTGGAGAGTGTAAACATTGCATTACAGTAGCCAGATTCAGGACGCCTGGAGTCTTGACATTCAACAGCGTGTCAATGGAGGATGTCAGGAATTATTCTGGGCACACGCGGTCACTTCAGTTTAAAATTAGcataggtgtgtgtgtgtgtgtgtgtttgtttgtgtgcgctTTCAGTTGTCACAAAGATGTTAATATTCAATGctataaatatacagtatacctCTGAATTATATAAAGATGGGTGTATCTTTAAGAGACGGACTTAGAAACTGAGTCATAGTTGAGGAATGGTGGGCAGCACAGAATCCAGAGACCAGGAATAAGGAGGTTGGTAGGCTGGGAAATAACAAAACTTGGAATGTTGAAGGAAACAGCAGAGAAATAATacaggcagagagagagagacagacagagattgtttttttcagctaaAGATTAACCTTCATAGTTAACTTTTTCCTAATAACACAGGTTAAAATAAGGACACATGCCATTGCTCTTGACCAGAATATGAGGGTTGGGCTTACTTGATATACTCATTTTGCAACACCCTTATAATCACCCAGtttatatgtacagtatataatgaatgcatttattatttgtgaccctgaaccacataaccagtcataagttgcaCGGGTTTATTCGTAGCAATAGCCAactatacattgtatgggtcaaaattataaaaaaatgttatgccaaaaatcattaggatgttaagtaaagatcatgatccatgaagatattttgtaaatttcctactgtaaatatataaaaaatgtatttatcataagAAATATGTGTTGTTAAGGACTTCAtctggacaactttaaaggcaattttgcAATATTTCGCAATTTTATTTTCACCCTTAGATTCCAggttttcaaatagttgttgcTCGGCCAAATAATGTCCCATAAATCAatagaaagtttatttattcaactttcagtTGAAAGAAAATTCAcctttatgactggttttgtggtccagggtcacatatctgCATATATTTTTCCAGACTGATATCACGGAAAATCGTGTTATATAGTTATAGTTgcaaaatttgatcaatttatttgtgtcaaTGGCACGAAATTCGACTTTTTTACATGCCTTGAGAACGAATGtcttatgtattgttttctcttttttcccattttcttaccattgtcacttgaaGTTGgatagaatcactttctgttacatttttaggcatccaaaccccaaatctaaccctaactccaagcgacaatgattaaGGGAAGGGGGAAGAAAgagaaacaatacataaaatgacacgaaaatgAAAGTCATGCCATGGACAagagaaactatttatagaaattcgtgcgagtgacatgaaaaagacatttgtgctcaagggacgtaaaaaagctgaatttgaacacaaataaattgataaaattttGCGTGaatataacacgactttccgtaaGATAATGTACATTTTTTACTTTGCAGTACTTTGTTCTGTTGCTGTTTATCTTCTTGCTGGAGATCACAGCTGGAATTTTGGCCTACGTTTATTATCAGGAGGTAAACTCGCATTCACTATGGTAAAAAATGTGACCTTACATTCAGGATTCTTCTCCTGATGCACATATCTCTGTATACTTTACCTTTAATTTCAACATCTTCAAACATTTCTGCATGTATGCATGTAAATAACCTGATGTCAGTGGTTACAGTACAGTCGTGAATGTCCTATCAATTGCATTTTGGGAATGCAAATATCTCTTAAAGAAACAGCTCACCCAAACATTCTGCTATTATTTACACACCAACCTTCATGCTGTTGTGAcccatttgtttgtttttagtcGGACACGTACAAAAGCCCTGTTTGGACGGTAATTGTTTCTCGTGGGGGCGTAAGGTATTTTCATCATTTACAGAGGGTGGTCAGGATTTAATTGCTGTCCGAATCCAGCATGTCTTTGTTTATCTTTGACCACCCGCGTAAAAATTCCCAGCCAAattacctactgttttttgaCAAACACTAAGGTCGTGTGATAATTTAATTGCCGTCCGAATTCAGATCTCAAGGGATCAATGTGAAAGTCATTCTGCACATCCTTCGGAAATTTATCTTCATCCGTGTGCATGAGTTTAGGAGCAGGcatgcaaatacattttttaaagacatCCTCATGAGAAACAATTCATGAATAAGAGCTTTAGACATAAGATAATGGTGATGTGTATTATTGACAAACtttgaaaaacacaaaataaagccCATGTGTTCAAAAGACTTGAAATATAGCACaaaactgcactgtaaaaaatactttgctgccttaaatttttttgttgaatcaactcagatttacaagtcatttcaacttactattatttatcttgactagagatgagttgttataactacaggtgagttgttataacttataaatctCTGTTggcatgacttgtaaatctgagttgatttaacaaatttttttatatttatataaatataaatagttaaaattatacatgcatgtgtgcatatttacatatgcataattattatacacagttcgcacacatatatgatgttaacaaaaacttttattttgctacagattaatcgtgattaatcgttatgcatccctacttCCTACCATGGTTTGgctataaaaaacataaataaacctaCTCGTAAAATCATGCTTTTGCCAATAGaaatcaatacacaaaaaaacatggttaattttaagTAAGGGGCTTTATAGGGGCTTGGAGTGAAActaaagatatatttatatatttgggtgaactgttaCTTTATAAAAACCATCAGAATTTTGTTTCACAAAATTAAATTCACATTAAATCCACATAAACGTGTTGAATGCTGTATGTTTGCACGCTCATCCACTTTCCTGTTTGTCCACCTGTATAAAACCCTTTATCTTCTTccttcctcctcttcctccagTGTTTTCCTCTCTGCTACCAGGTAAACATCTACAAAGACCAATAATAGCACAAGTTATTCTTATGTGGATAACTTTTATACCATATTTTATGGATCTTTGTACCTGTAAATGAAAACATCTTCCTCTCGGTTTCAAAATCTTCATCTCAAGTTTCCCAACATTTTCTACGTACAATACACCtgcataaatatttacagtagtaATGCAACATGTGTAACGGGTTTATCTGTGACCGCAGCTGAATGCTGAACTCAGGGCTGATCTGAAAGAGCGGATGGTGCAAAACTACCAGCAGCCGGGACAAGAAGATATCACCAGAGCTGTGGACAGACTCCAGCAAGTCGTAAGTTTTATCATGAGTTTTAAAAGTGTAGTCAGCGTATTGTAGCCATGCTGTGGAAAACAGCAGTATATAGTGAGAATTCTTGCATTTTCTAAGAAACTTCCTGCTTCTATACAGAATAATggattatttatttaactttctcCTTAGATGAGTTTCTGTTAATGTTTATATGggttttctttctctctctatgtGTTGTACGACTCAGCTGAAGTGTTGTGGTAGTAACAGCTCAGCCGATTGGAGGGAGGGCGCATGGATTCAGACGTTTGCTGACGGACGACTGGTGCCAGACAGCTGCTGTAAGACCCCATCAGAAGGATGCGGGGTCAGAGACCACCCGTCTAATATCTACAAGGTGGAGGTACACAGCCGGCACAGCATCTTTTATATTTCAGTTTAGAGGAAACAGATTGTGGTGTTATTTCAAGCACAAAAATGAAACCTGAGAAACAAacttaacccttatgtgttaTTGGGGACGTTTTTATCCACTAtgggtttttttttgtcttaatttggccacaactttctctgtgtttcagcaagtggaatgatttttggtgacaaatcttatattgacatatattttgggaaaatgctttggaaatttttcaaaaactcaacaatacacCGTgtgcaaatttactaccctttcgttTTGTTCATGGATGAAAACATTCACTAAATTATaactgttttaaaaatgtatcagattaatattttttttcaattttttttgtataaatctgttaatcaacctcagtcctgatcaaaactaccaaatgtttacaaaaatttcataattttaactctttaattaaGATCATAAGTGATTTTACTGATTTGGGGaggaaacacacaaaatgatcgattttcaatataaaaagtgattgtggactggattttttaaaacctttttcacagtcttgggcatgtcaaagattagtaaaaacattggttTTGATGCatgtttagtttttgtgcagcatcaaaAAAGAATTCTCCTTTATTTGTTGTTCGTGGTTGTTTTTGGTCCATTGCCCCattataatgacattttttgactgcaaagccatgacaccttattatcatgcatttttgattgttggtggtttttccttttgcaaagaggtaacatttgtcaccatgtggcaccattaaccctttagtatgCCGTTgcaaaaacagagcttaatttctggcttggcaattaaagagttaaaatcatgaaatttttgttaacatttggtagttttgatcagtatttAGTGCATCAATGATATCTTACTGAAGCTATGAAATGTACTTTAAAGTCTCTTTCTCTTTCAGGGTGGCTGTATATCAAAACTAGAAGAGTTTCTACTTCAGCATCTGCTGATCTTGGGCTCGGTGGGTCTTGGCATTGCATTTTTACAGGTGATAAATTGGGTTTTTTATATAAATCCTATAAATGCAAACATGAAGGCTTCTATTTGTGTTGTTGAATGTTGTTTAGTACTGAATATCACCTTTTTACTTCTTTTGTAACAGATTGTGGGGATGATAATCACCTGCTGCCTGTATCGAAGTCTGAAAGAAGATATATACTGAAAGAAAAGTTATATCAGCTCTGTTccgacaacaacaacaaaaacatgactgttactgtgtatttttcaaatacatTATGCATCAAAGATATGCGAGATGACAGTGATGAGTCAATATGTTTCGGCTGCAGGACAGTCACTATGAAAAGTTGTAATGACTTGTGTAGGTACTGTTGTTTTAAGGAGACCCCCAAATAATCATACAATACTGATTAATGGAAGCACATGGATGGTCCACACTCCCAATGTTTAACCATCTACACCTATAGTtacaaatgatttatttttgaaGTGCATTTATTTAAAGATCTCTTGTTTTTTGATTGCTGATGTTTTAATTTAGTAATTGTTGCAGTTAGCTTTTACACCATTGATGGTCATacaacaaacaataaaacacttctgttattctttattattaaaCACTGCAGATAATTATTGTCAATATGCCTGAATTAAGTTTAAGtttgttattattgtgttttatttacgtTACTGTTTACAGTctgctttaatatttgtattgcGTGGTAaataagcaataaggtactcgaggatAGTCCTTATAACAACACCCTTAGTCCACGCTCCAGCACAGCCTCtcataccttattgcttaccGATCCCTACTGGggaatccagctaagaccagcataagctcccagcttggttttagctggtctagctgtgttttggtcactttttaagctggtctagctggacttagctttGCCAGGTTGGGaggaccagctactgccaccttaaccagctaaaaccagatcAACAGTTATGCTGGTcttggctggatttttcagtagggatttggtttattatcattattttgaaataaaggGACATATGTGTCTTGTGTATAACATGTGGGAAATTATTAAAGTATTCACATTCATTCAATATTCTGCATGTAGGGTACTCTGTACTGACTTTCACAATACAATACCAAACTTTTGGTAACAGAGGACCCGCCCGAGTAAGCAACCCACACTTGCGGTCTTCACACTTTACCACTTGTCTACCACTTAGATGAGTCATGACATATTTTTCCTGTATTTGGATCAAGTAGGCATGGACTCCAAGTGAACGTCATTACCTAATAGGCATGCCCtacaaaaaatacagctaagaccagcataagctggtaagCTGGTTTTTggtggtctcccagcttggttttactGGTGTatcaagctggtctagctgtgtcaCTTTGGTCACTTGCCAGGCTGGGGCTGtaaggaccagcttaaaccagct is drawn from Misgurnus anguillicaudatus chromosome 6, ASM2758022v2, whole genome shotgun sequence and contains these coding sequences:
- the LOC141364369 gene encoding CD151 antigen-like isoform X1, whose protein sequence is MADVEEKTNNCGTICLKYLLFIFNLLFWLAGGAVMAVGVWTLVDKSDYISLLSSSIYAFAAYILIGAGAIVVITGILGCCATIREQRSLLIVYFVLLLFIFLLEITAGILAYVYYQECFPLCYQLNAELRADLKERMVQNYQQPGQEDITRAVDRLQQVLKCCGSNSSADWREGAWIQTFADGRLVPDSCCKTPSEGCGVRDHPSNIYKVEGGCISKLEEFLLQHLLILGSVGLGIAFLQIVGMIITCCLYRSLKEDIY
- the LOC141364369 gene encoding CD151 antigen-like isoform X2, yielding MADVEEKTNNCGTICLKYLLFIFNLLFWLAGGAVMAVGVWTLVDKSDYISLLSSSIYAFAAYILIGAGAIVVITGILGCCATIREQRSLLIVYFVLLLFIFLLEITAGILAYVYYQELNAELRADLKERMVQNYQQPGQEDITRAVDRLQQVLKCCGSNSSADWREGAWIQTFADGRLVPDSCCKTPSEGCGVRDHPSNIYKVEGGCISKLEEFLLQHLLILGSVGLGIAFLQIVGMIITCCLYRSLKEDIY